From Marivirga harenae, one genomic window encodes:
- a CDS encoding 2-C-methyl-D-erythritol 4-phosphate cytidylyltransferase, with protein sequence MKKYAIIVAGGTGKRMGESLPKQFLKLGGTPILIHTLQAFYSADPEIELIITLPQEEIQFWDELNIWHQNYIEHKVVEGGETRFHSVKNALEHVQDGLVAVHDGVRPFVSTNTLNQSFELAKDKKAVVAAVLMKDSVRQVNANGKNKNIDRSSLRMVQTPQTFDAKLLKAAYKVTFNPSFTDDASVVEASGHEITLIDGDYQNIKITTPEDLIIAEALLKAR encoded by the coding sequence ATGAAGAAGTATGCAATCATAGTAGCAGGGGGAACAGGAAAAAGAATGGGGGAAAGTCTGCCTAAGCAGTTTCTTAAGTTAGGCGGTACCCCAATTTTGATTCATACTTTACAAGCTTTTTATTCAGCTGACCCAGAAATTGAACTCATTATTACGCTCCCTCAAGAGGAAATACAGTTTTGGGATGAATTGAATATTTGGCATCAGAATTATATAGAGCATAAAGTCGTAGAAGGTGGGGAAACAAGATTTCATTCTGTTAAAAATGCTCTAGAGCATGTACAAGATGGCCTGGTAGCAGTTCATGATGGTGTGAGACCTTTTGTTTCTACAAATACGTTGAATCAATCATTTGAATTGGCAAAGGATAAGAAAGCAGTGGTTGCCGCTGTATTAATGAAAGATTCAGTGCGTCAAGTTAATGCTAACGGTAAAAATAAAAACATTGACAGGAGTTCATTGAGGATGGTACAAACTCCGCAGACTTTTGATGCAAAGCTCTTGAAGGCCGCCTATAAAGTCACATTTAATCCCTCTTTCACCGATGATGCCTCTGTTGTGGAAGCTAGTGGACATGAAATCACCTTAATAGATGGAGATTATCAAAATATTAAAATAACTACTCCTGAGGATTTAATAATTGCAGAAGCTTTATTAAAAGCAAGATAA
- a CDS encoding amidohydrolase, with the protein MQDLKITLIQTPLHWQDKQANISMLEEKIWEIEEETDLIVLPEMFNTGFSMEAEKMAEPMNLHTFKWMKQMAAQKKAVVTGSYIVNDNGNFYNRLLWMQANGEYQIYDKRHLFRMANEDEHYSAGQKELVVELKGWKIKPLVCYDLRFPVWCRNKSNEQNELEYDLILFVANWPAVRVNAWDTLLQARAIENVSYSLGLNRIGNDGNGIPHNGHSALYGPKGNALYFADDREEIKTVSLSAKELIEFREKFPAQLDADGFEINN; encoded by the coding sequence ATGCAAGATTTAAAAATAACGCTTATTCAAACGCCTTTGCACTGGCAAGATAAACAAGCTAATATCTCCATGTTGGAAGAAAAAATTTGGGAGATTGAGGAAGAAACGGACTTGATCGTTTTGCCGGAAATGTTCAATACAGGCTTTAGTATGGAAGCGGAAAAGATGGCTGAACCTATGAACTTGCACACATTTAAATGGATGAAGCAGATGGCCGCCCAAAAAAAGGCAGTGGTGACAGGCTCTTATATCGTAAATGATAATGGAAACTTCTATAATCGTCTTCTTTGGATGCAAGCTAATGGTGAGTATCAAATTTATGATAAAAGACATTTGTTTCGCATGGCCAATGAAGATGAACACTACTCAGCAGGACAAAAAGAATTAGTAGTAGAATTAAAAGGATGGAAGATCAAGCCGTTGGTTTGCTATGATTTAAGATTTCCTGTTTGGTGCAGGAATAAATCCAATGAGCAAAATGAACTGGAATACGATTTGATTCTTTTTGTTGCCAATTGGCCTGCTGTTCGTGTAAACGCTTGGGACACTTTACTGCAAGCCCGCGCTATAGAAAATGTGAGCTATAGTTTGGGACTTAATAGAATTGGTAACGATGGAAATGGAATCCCACATAATGGGCACTCTGCTCTTTACGGGCCGAAAGGAAACGCTTTATATTTCGCTGATGATAGAGAGGAGATTAAAACAGTAAGTTTATCAGCAAAAGAATTAATTGAGTTTAGAGAGAAGTTCCCCGCCCAATTGGATGCTGATGGGTTTGAAATTAATAATTAA
- a CDS encoding methionine aminotransferase: MSSTIQSKLPNVGTTIFTVMSQMAMEHSAINLSQGFPDFPVSEKLIDLVYQNMQIGHNQYAPMPGLPQLREAIANKIKNTGGISVNQDSEITVTAGATEAIFSSVLATVNQGDEVVVLEPAYDCYIPAIEVAGGKAVPVGLKLPDFSPDWQKVKDSITDKTRMIMMNFPHNPSGAILTENDISALKEILEENPRLLVLSDEVYEHIIFDGKTNLGVLKDEFLASRSIAVSSFGKTFHATGWKIGYMVAPEAIMKEIRKVHQYNVFSVHTPSQYAMAEFLQDEQNYLGVSSMYEKKREFFQKAMQDSKFKVIPSYGTYFQVLDFSEVSDMGDMEFAQYLIKEKGVASIPVSAFYSDKQDHHLLRFCFAKGEETLQKASEILCKI; the protein is encoded by the coding sequence ATGTCCAGTACCATCCAATCAAAACTCCCAAATGTGGGGACTACAATTTTCACCGTCATGTCTCAAATGGCAATGGAGCACAGTGCCATTAATTTGTCTCAAGGATTCCCCGATTTTCCCGTATCAGAAAAATTAATTGATTTAGTTTACCAAAACATGCAAATTGGGCATAATCAATACGCCCCGATGCCAGGACTTCCTCAACTACGTGAAGCCATTGCAAATAAAATTAAAAACACTGGTGGGATTTCTGTTAATCAAGATTCTGAAATCACGGTTACAGCCGGAGCAACTGAAGCCATATTTTCCAGCGTACTCGCAACAGTAAATCAAGGTGATGAGGTGGTCGTCTTAGAACCAGCATACGATTGCTACATTCCAGCTATAGAAGTAGCTGGTGGGAAAGCCGTTCCAGTTGGGCTAAAATTACCTGACTTTTCTCCTGATTGGCAAAAGGTGAAAGACAGTATCACTGATAAAACCCGTATGATTATGATGAACTTTCCTCATAATCCTTCGGGAGCTATTTTAACTGAAAATGATATCTCAGCCCTAAAAGAAATCTTAGAGGAAAACCCTCGACTGCTGGTTTTAAGCGATGAGGTCTATGAACATATCATATTTGATGGCAAGACAAATTTAGGGGTACTAAAAGATGAATTTTTGGCCAGTAGAAGTATAGCTGTTTCTTCTTTTGGAAAGACTTTTCATGCAACTGGCTGGAAAATAGGCTACATGGTGGCCCCAGAAGCAATTATGAAAGAAATTAGAAAAGTACATCAATACAATGTCTTCTCCGTTCATACCCCAAGTCAGTACGCAATGGCTGAATTTTTACAGGATGAGCAAAACTATCTGGGTGTGAGCTCCATGTATGAAAAGAAACGAGAATTCTTTCAAAAAGCGATGCAAGACTCTAAATTCAAGGTGATTCCTTCCTACGGAACCTATTTCCAGGTTTTAGATTTTAGTGAAGTATCCGATATGGGAGACATGGAATTTGCTCAATATCTCATTAAAGAGAAGGGAGTGGCCTCTATTCCTGTGTCTGCCTTTTATTCTGATAAACAAGACCATCATTTACTTCGATTTTGTTTTGCCAAAGGCGAGGAAACATTACAAAAAGCATCAGAAATATTATGCAAGATTTAA
- the yihA gene encoding ribosome biogenesis GTP-binding protein YihA/YsxC, whose product MKRIKNAEFIISNTDYRKSPETGLPEYAFIGRSNVGKSSLINMLTDRKSLAKTSAKPGKTQLINHFLMDDKWYLVDLPGYGYAKVSKKTNENWGKMISDYLINRENLVCIFVLIDSRLPPQKADVEFLDFIGKNGLPLSLIFTKADKQSFNKTQQNISVFKKKMLGSWEDFPPYFVSSAQKQTGKEEILGIIDQMNQAWEEQKAN is encoded by the coding sequence ATGAAGCGGATCAAAAATGCGGAATTTATTATAAGTAATACGGATTACAGAAAAAGCCCTGAAACCGGCCTACCTGAGTATGCATTTATTGGTCGTTCAAATGTAGGCAAGTCATCTTTGATCAATATGCTTACAGATAGAAAAAGCTTGGCAAAAACTTCGGCTAAACCTGGTAAAACGCAACTAATCAACCATTTTTTAATGGATGATAAATGGTATTTAGTGGATTTACCTGGATATGGTTATGCTAAAGTGAGCAAAAAAACCAATGAAAATTGGGGTAAAATGATCAGCGATTATCTGATCAACAGAGAAAATCTTGTTTGTATTTTTGTTTTGATCGATTCGCGTCTTCCTCCCCAAAAAGCAGATGTAGAATTTTTGGATTTCATCGGAAAAAATGGACTACCCTTATCACTCATATTTACCAAAGCAGACAAGCAATCCTTCAATAAAACCCAGCAAAACATATCAGTATTCAAGAAGAAAATGCTAGGCTCTTGGGAAGATTTCCCTCCATATTTTGTGAGCTCTGCTCAAAAACAAACAGGAAAAGAAGAGATTTTAGGAATTATCGATCAAATGAACCAGGCCTGGGAAGAGCAGAAAGCAAACTAA
- a CDS encoding OmpA family protein, with protein MIYKFRFFAVILISILLVSQVRAQQPSPEELAQTYLETAVEILKETKALNQAVEMYKLAAETDPNSIVANYQAGVTYLQITDKAKATQYLLRAYQLDSDYKFDMLYKIGQAYQYGYEFDNAIEYYRKYKQKLESNTGYSGSDKTPMSFVERRIEECITGKNLMEDPVNYSITNVGTAINSELWDYAPVVNADETVMIFTSRRGPNEGNLNENVFEDNFFYEDIFISKKSGGKWQAAENIGPVVNTKYHDSNLGFSPDGKTLYIYSDEGNGDIYFTNNLSEDTWSEPVSLSDNINSSGYNEKSVSQSADGNTLFFASNRPGGFGGFDIYFSTKNRKGEWGASKNLGKVINTEGDEDGPFIQFDGKTLYFSSTAHNGMGGFDIFKSEYDSASNEWSIPENMGYPLNSPDDDIYFVMTKDGKTGYYATVREEGMGYNDIYKVTIGGSEDNTNKKIASKEANVDEGEDESKRELENVNVVESKEDEKSDTGAPVKLLVRVVDAKTKKVIDATVKLKGQVDNINVPTDSKENGVSTYVVIREQATEFMLSAEMPGYIFANKRITIPASSGEEQTIRQTLSLSKPEVGTSKTLRNIFFEFGKATFTSASYEELNKMVSFMEANSGVNVEIAGHTDNIGSDAVNKKLSQLRANKVVEYLTGKGIDRRRLNAVGYGEERPIVSNDDEVMGREINRRVEFIVKE; from the coding sequence ATGATATATAAATTTAGATTCTTTGCTGTCATTTTAATTTCTATTTTGCTTGTAAGCCAAGTTAGAGCGCAACAACCTAGTCCTGAAGAATTAGCTCAAACTTATTTGGAAACAGCTGTTGAGATTTTAAAGGAAACAAAAGCTTTAAATCAAGCTGTAGAAATGTATAAACTAGCAGCTGAAACAGATCCTAATAGTATTGTGGCAAATTACCAAGCTGGAGTAACTTACTTGCAAATTACAGATAAAGCAAAGGCAACGCAATATTTGTTGCGTGCATATCAACTAGACTCAGATTATAAGTTTGATATGCTATACAAAATTGGTCAAGCATATCAGTACGGTTACGAGTTTGATAATGCGATTGAGTATTACCGAAAATATAAGCAGAAGCTTGAAAGCAACACAGGCTACAGTGGATCAGATAAAACCCCAATGTCATTTGTTGAAAGAAGAATAGAAGAGTGTATTACGGGAAAGAATTTGATGGAGGATCCTGTTAATTATTCAATTACTAATGTTGGCACTGCAATTAATTCTGAATTATGGGACTATGCCCCTGTGGTTAATGCCGATGAGACAGTGATGATTTTCACTTCAAGAAGAGGTCCAAATGAAGGAAACTTAAACGAAAATGTTTTCGAGGATAACTTCTTCTATGAGGATATATTTATTTCTAAGAAATCAGGTGGTAAATGGCAAGCTGCTGAAAACATAGGGCCAGTAGTCAATACAAAATACCATGACTCAAACTTGGGTTTTTCACCTGATGGTAAAACACTTTATATTTATAGTGATGAAGGCAATGGAGACATATATTTTACCAATAATCTGTCTGAGGATACCTGGTCTGAACCTGTTTCTTTAAGCGATAATATTAATTCAAGTGGATATAATGAGAAATCTGTTTCTCAATCGGCAGATGGGAATACTTTATTCTTTGCTAGTAATCGTCCTGGAGGATTTGGGGGATTTGATATTTACTTCTCTACAAAAAACAGGAAAGGGGAATGGGGAGCTTCAAAGAATTTAGGAAAGGTAATCAATACGGAAGGGGATGAAGATGGACCGTTTATTCAGTTTGATGGGAAGACTTTGTATTTTAGTTCTACTGCACACAATGGAATGGGTGGATTCGATATTTTCAAGTCAGAGTATGACAGTGCAAGTAATGAATGGAGCATTCCTGAAAATATGGGATACCCTCTTAACTCACCTGATGATGATATTTATTTTGTCATGACTAAAGATGGTAAAACTGGCTATTATGCTACAGTTCGTGAAGAAGGAATGGGCTACAATGATATATATAAAGTAACGATTGGAGGAAGTGAAGATAACACAAATAAGAAAATAGCGAGTAAAGAGGCTAATGTGGATGAAGGAGAAGATGAATCAAAGAGAGAGCTGGAGAATGTTAACGTGGTAGAATCTAAAGAGGATGAGAAAAGTGATACGGGTGCTCCAGTTAAATTGTTAGTGAGGGTCGTGGATGCTAAAACTAAAAAAGTGATAGATGCTACTGTTAAATTAAAAGGGCAGGTAGATAATATAAATGTACCTACTGATAGCAAAGAAAATGGTGTTTCCACCTATGTTGTGATAAGAGAGCAAGCTACAGAGTTTATGCTGTCAGCTGAAATGCCGGGTTATATTTTCGCTAATAAAAGAATTACAATTCCTGCCTCAAGTGGTGAAGAGCAAACCATCAGACAAACCTTAAGTTTAAGTAAGCCGGAAGTTGGTACATCCAAGACGCTGAGAAATATATTCTTTGAATTCGGAAAAGCGACTTTTACTTCTGCGTCTTATGAGGAACTGAATAAAATGGTCAGCTTTATGGAAGCGAACTCTGGTGTAAATGTGGAGATAGCTGGGCATACTGATAATATCGGCTCGGATGCTGTCAATAAGAAATTATCTCAATTAAGAGCCAATAAGGTAGTTGAATATCTAACAGGAAAAGGTATAGATAGGAGAAGGTTAAATGCAGTAGGTTATGGAGAAGAAAGACCAATTGTGAGCAATGACGATGAGGTGATGGGTAGAGAAATAAACAGAAGGGTTGAGTTTATTGTGAAAGAATAA